A stretch of the Massilia varians genome encodes the following:
- a CDS encoding cupin-like domain-containing protein, whose protein sequence is MQDRREPKDPLPPLPTLAATPEDAAARKRAQEERDAAVRGVVSIAAMRQAVKDHARGLPILSEVPRLKRLDAQAFAARAAQGLPFIMTGLVDRWPLCSLAPRELRERYGELPVRARVGDYIRQPFRADRPMRDMSLRDYLDLEPERLRGAGEPPPYVGNLELRELNRLCHWPAYFRKMGPPRFWLGPVGTMTPLHCDFDDNIFAQVWGRKRIFLAPPHHDALLYANEANPVLFGSPVDPEAPDFDAYPLARQAATVACTVAPGELLYVPAGWFHQVRALEFSLSSNRWARGVPLALGLNAPCARTA, encoded by the coding sequence ATGCAGGATAGAAGAGAACCGAAGGACCCGCTGCCACCGCTGCCGACGCTGGCGGCGACGCCGGAAGACGCGGCAGCCAGGAAGCGCGCGCAGGAAGAGCGCGACGCGGCGGTACGCGGCGTCGTCTCGATCGCGGCGATGCGCCAGGCCGTCAAGGACCATGCGCGCGGCCTGCCGATCCTGTCCGAAGTACCGCGCCTCAAGCGGCTGGATGCGCAAGCCTTCGCCGCGCGCGCCGCGCAGGGCCTGCCCTTCATCATGACCGGCCTGGTCGATCGCTGGCCCCTGTGCAGCCTCGCCCCGCGCGAGCTGCGCGAGCGGTACGGCGAGCTGCCGGTGCGCGCCCGCGTCGGCGACTACATCCGCCAGCCCTTCCGCGCCGACCGCCCGATGCGCGACATGTCTCTGCGCGACTACCTCGACCTGGAACCGGAGCGCCTCCGCGGCGCCGGCGAGCCGCCGCCCTATGTCGGCAACCTGGAACTGCGCGAGCTGAACCGCCTGTGCCACTGGCCGGCTTACTTTCGCAAGATGGGACCGCCCCGGTTCTGGCTCGGCCCGGTCGGCACGATGACGCCCCTGCATTGCGACTTCGACGACAACATCTTCGCCCAGGTCTGGGGCCGCAAGCGCATCTTCCTGGCGCCGCCCCACCACGACGCGCTTCTGTATGCGAACGAAGCCAATCCGGTCCTGTTCGGTTCACCCGTCGACCCGGAGGCGCCGGACTTCGACGCGTATCCGCTGGCGCGCCAGGCGGCCACGGTCGCGTGCACCGTCGCGCCGGGCGAGCTGCTGTACGTGCCGGCCGGCTGGTTCCACCAGGTGCGGGCGCTGGAATTCTCCTTGTCCTCGAACCGCTGGGCGCGCGGCGTGCCGCTGGCGCTCGGGCTTAATGCACCGTGCGCGCGTACTGCGTGA
- a CDS encoding rhamnogalacturonan acetylesterase, with protein MSRPARSLACILSLLFATCANAAALPDRVILVGDSTMASTTGYGDALCARFTPETACHNLARGGRSSGSFRAEKRWDEVMDLLRQGEGFRKTYVLIQFGHNDQPGKPGRSTDYVTEFPANMQRYVEEARSLGAEPVLVTPLTRRSFKNGYVHNDLAPWAATVRGIARATHTPLVDLNALSLAAVQEMGSQEADKLARTGANFDYTHLGPLGAERFSGIVARELARTLPALSASMRGAR; from the coding sequence ATGTCACGTCCTGCCCGTTCCCTCGCCTGCATCCTTTCCCTGCTGTTCGCCACCTGCGCCAACGCCGCCGCCCTGCCCGACCGCGTGATCCTGGTCGGCGACTCCACCATGGCCAGCACCACCGGCTATGGCGACGCCCTGTGCGCCCGCTTCACGCCGGAGACCGCCTGCCACAACCTGGCGCGCGGCGGGCGCAGCTCGGGCAGCTTCCGGGCCGAGAAACGCTGGGACGAGGTGATGGATCTGCTGCGCCAGGGCGAGGGCTTTCGCAAGACCTATGTGCTGATCCAGTTCGGCCATAACGACCAGCCGGGCAAACCGGGGCGCTCCACCGACTACGTCACAGAATTCCCCGCCAACATGCAGCGCTACGTGGAAGAAGCCCGTTCGCTTGGCGCCGAGCCGGTGCTGGTGACGCCCCTGACGCGGCGCAGCTTCAAGAACGGCTACGTGCACAACGACCTGGCGCCCTGGGCCGCCACCGTGCGCGGCATCGCGCGCGCCACCCATACGCCGCTGGTCGACCTGAACGCGCTGTCGCTGGCGGCCGTGCAGGAGATGGGATCGCAGGAAGCGGACAAGCTGGCGCGGACCGGCGCCAACTTCGACTATACCCACCTCGGTCCGCTCGGCGCGGAACGCTTCTCCGGCATCGTGGCCAGGGAACTGGCGCGCACGCTGCCGGCGCTGTCCGCATCCATGCGGGGCGCACGGTGA
- a CDS encoding SMP-30/gluconolactonase/LRE family protein produces the protein MEIVRIEGVHCATGESPTWNAEEAAWYWVDIPARRVWRMDHASGALRHWEAPEMVACVACAVDGSLVAGMETGIHRLVLGEDGKAGATRLAAPPAPELGEGMRFNDGRCDRQGRFWSGTMFMDMGAARAVGGLYRYSADEGLHGPVVSGLLTQNGLAWSPDGRTMYLSDSHPQRRTVWAFDYDIEQGIPHNKRVFLDLNGQKGRPDGAAVDLDGCYWTCANDGGLVQRFTPDGKLDREIALPMAKPSMCAFGGPQLDTLLVTSIDPGTGGDAGSVVLLRPGVTGVAETPFATSRA, from the coding sequence ATGGAGATCGTGCGTATCGAAGGCGTGCATTGCGCCACCGGCGAAAGCCCCACCTGGAACGCGGAAGAAGCTGCGTGGTACTGGGTGGACATCCCCGCGCGCCGTGTCTGGCGCATGGACCACGCCAGCGGCGCGCTGCGCCACTGGGAAGCGCCCGAGATGGTGGCCTGCGTCGCCTGCGCCGTCGATGGCAGCCTGGTGGCCGGCATGGAAACCGGCATCCATCGCCTGGTCCTGGGCGAGGACGGCAAGGCCGGGGCCACGCGCCTGGCCGCGCCGCCCGCGCCTGAGCTGGGCGAGGGCATGCGCTTCAACGACGGGCGCTGCGACCGCCAGGGCCGTTTCTGGAGCGGCACCATGTTCATGGACATGGGCGCGGCGCGCGCGGTCGGCGGCTTGTACCGCTACAGCGCGGACGAGGGCCTGCACGGCCCGGTGGTGAGCGGCCTGCTCACGCAGAACGGCCTGGCCTGGTCGCCCGACGGGCGCACCATGTACCTGTCGGATTCGCATCCGCAGCGCCGCACCGTGTGGGCCTTCGACTACGACATCGAGCAGGGCATCCCGCACAACAAGCGGGTCTTCCTCGACCTGAACGGGCAGAAGGGCCGTCCGGACGGCGCCGCGGTCGATCTTGATGGCTGCTACTGGACCTGCGCCAACGACGGCGGCCTGGTGCAGCGCTTCACGCCGGATGGCAAGCTGGATCGCGAGATCGCGCTGCCGATGGCCAAGCCCTCGATGTGCGCTTTCGGCGGACCGCAGCTCGATACCCTGCTGGTGACCTCGATCGACCCGGGCACGGGCGGCGACGCCGGCTCGGTCGTGCTGCTGCGCCCGGGTGTCACCGGCGTGGCCGAAACGCCTTTCGCCACGTCGCGCGCCTGA
- a CDS encoding BlaI/MecI/CopY family transcriptional regulator, translated as MSNPSPINISDAESHVMEVLWRAPGPVVAEQVVVALSESQHWQTATVKTLLNRLLKKGAIAADKDGRRFLYRAVLPREAWLARESESLVQRLFGGRIAPLVAHFGSQKKLSQADIRELRKLIDELDDGK; from the coding sequence ATGTCGAATCCTTCCCCCATCAACATCAGCGACGCCGAGTCGCACGTCATGGAAGTGCTGTGGCGCGCGCCCGGCCCGGTGGTGGCCGAACAGGTCGTCGTCGCCCTGTCCGAAAGCCAGCACTGGCAGACCGCCACGGTCAAGACCCTGCTCAACCGCCTGCTCAAGAAAGGCGCGATCGCGGCCGACAAGGATGGCCGGCGTTTCCTCTACCGCGCGGTGCTGCCGCGCGAAGCCTGGCTGGCGCGCGAAAGCGAAAGCCTGGTGCAGCGCCTGTTCGGCGGGCGCATCGCGCCCCTGGTCGCGCATTTCGGCAGCCAGAAGAAGCTGTCGCAGGCCGACATCCGGGAACTGCGCAAGCTGATCGACGAGCTCGATGATGGCAAGTGA
- the kdgD gene encoding 5-dehydro-4-deoxyglucarate dehydratase, with amino-acid sequence MQALELQKVLSHGLLSFPITDFDANGDFNQAGYRSRLEWLAPYGASALFAAGGTGEYFSLHGEEYGQIVKTAVDTCAGTGVAILAGCGGPIRAAIAHAQEAERQGAQGLLLLPHYLTEASQDGLIAHVEAVCRSVKIGVVVYNRAACRLTADSLAKLADRCPNLIGFKDGIGDIELMVSIYRKMGDRFSYLGGLPTAEVYAGAYKALGTPVYSSAVFNFVPQLAMDFYHATAAGDTATTNRLLDEFFLPYLEIRNRKAGYAVSIVKAGARLVGHGAGPVRPPLTDLTPEEDEMLLALIKKQKNPV; translated from the coding sequence ATGCAAGCACTCGAATTACAAAAAGTCCTGTCGCACGGCCTGCTGTCCTTCCCGATCACCGACTTCGACGCCAACGGCGACTTCAACCAGGCCGGCTACCGCTCCCGCCTCGAGTGGCTGGCGCCGTACGGCGCGAGCGCGCTGTTCGCCGCCGGCGGCACCGGCGAATACTTCTCGCTGCACGGCGAAGAGTACGGCCAGATCGTCAAGACCGCGGTCGACACCTGCGCCGGCACCGGCGTCGCGATCCTGGCCGGCTGCGGCGGCCCGATCCGCGCCGCCATCGCCCACGCACAGGAAGCCGAGCGCCAGGGCGCCCAGGGCCTGCTGCTGCTGCCGCATTACCTGACCGAAGCCAGCCAGGACGGCCTGATCGCCCACGTCGAAGCGGTGTGCCGCTCGGTGAAGATCGGCGTCGTGGTCTACAACCGCGCCGCCTGCCGCCTGACCGCGGACTCGCTGGCCAAGCTGGCCGACCGCTGCCCGAACCTGATCGGCTTCAAGGACGGCATCGGCGACATCGAGCTGATGGTCTCGATCTACCGCAAGATGGGCGACCGCTTCAGCTACCTGGGTGGCCTGCCGACCGCCGAAGTGTATGCCGGCGCCTACAAGGCACTGGGCACTCCGGTGTACTCGTCGGCCGTGTTCAACTTCGTGCCGCAACTGGCGATGGACTTCTACCACGCCACTGCCGCCGGCGACACCGCCACCACCAACCGCCTGCTGGACGAGTTCTTCCTGCCGTACCTGGAGATCCGCAACCGCAAGGCCGGCTACGCCGTCAGCATCGTCAAGGCTGGTGCGCGCCTGGTGGGCCACGGCGCCGGTCCGGTGCGTCCGCCGCTGACCGACCTGACCCCGGAAGAAGACGAGATGCTCCTGGCCCTGATCAAGAAACAAAAGAACCCGGTGTAA
- a CDS encoding aldehyde dehydrogenase (NADP(+)) has product MQITGEMIIGSQLVRGSAGEVKAYNPSTRGEFEPGFGQASGADVERACELAAQAFDPYRSLPLEQRARFLEAVAEQILAIGPVLIERAQQETGLPQARLEGERMRTVNQLRLFAKVVRDGRFIGATIDTALPERTPPRPDLRLARIGLGPVVVFGASNFPLAFSVAGGDTASSLAAGCPVIVKAHGAHLGTSELVGRAVQRAAIECGMPEGVFSMIFGDGRTIGQQLVSHPAIKAVGFTGSRGGGTALMRTAAARPEPIPVYAEMSSVNPVFLLPAALEEGGSVLANGFVDSLTLGVGQFCTNPGLVFAVKGAALDAFTAAATTALAAKGAGTMLTAGIHDAYNSGIARFGATSGVRLVAQGGLDGIGCAAQAALYEVDAADFIGNPELQDEIFGPAALVVRFDSAEQMLQAAEQLHGQLTATVHVAPSDHALAARLLPVLERKAGRVLFNGFPTGVEVSHAMVHGGPFPATSDSRTTSVGASAIDRFLRPVCYQNVPEGLLPEALRDDNPLRLARVLDGDLKVAE; this is encoded by the coding sequence ATGCAGATCACTGGTGAAATGATCATCGGCAGCCAGCTCGTCCGCGGCAGCGCGGGCGAGGTGAAAGCCTACAACCCGTCCACCCGCGGCGAGTTCGAGCCTGGCTTCGGCCAGGCGTCGGGCGCCGACGTGGAACGCGCCTGCGAACTCGCTGCCCAAGCCTTCGACCCGTATCGCTCGCTGCCGCTGGAGCAACGCGCACGCTTCCTGGAAGCGGTCGCGGAACAGATCCTGGCCATCGGTCCGGTTCTGATCGAACGCGCCCAGCAGGAAACCGGCCTGCCGCAAGCCCGCCTGGAAGGCGAGCGCATGCGCACCGTGAACCAGCTGCGCCTGTTCGCGAAAGTGGTGCGCGACGGCCGCTTCATCGGCGCGACGATCGACACCGCGCTGCCGGAACGCACGCCGCCGCGTCCCGACCTGCGCCTGGCCAGGATCGGCCTCGGCCCGGTCGTGGTCTTCGGCGCCAGTAATTTCCCGCTGGCCTTCTCGGTCGCGGGCGGCGACACCGCCTCAAGCCTGGCGGCAGGCTGCCCGGTCATCGTGAAAGCCCACGGCGCCCACCTCGGCACCTCGGAGCTGGTCGGCCGCGCCGTCCAGCGCGCCGCGATCGAGTGCGGCATGCCGGAAGGCGTGTTCTCGATGATCTTCGGCGACGGCCGCACCATCGGCCAGCAGCTGGTCAGCCACCCGGCCATCAAGGCGGTCGGCTTCACCGGCTCGCGTGGCGGTGGCACCGCGCTGATGCGCACCGCGGCCGCTCGTCCGGAGCCGATCCCGGTGTATGCCGAGATGAGCAGCGTGAACCCGGTGTTCCTGTTGCCGGCAGCGCTGGAAGAGGGCGGTTCGGTTCTGGCGAACGGCTTCGTCGACTCGCTGACCCTGGGCGTCGGCCAGTTCTGCACCAACCCTGGCCTGGTGTTCGCGGTCAAGGGCGCGGCGCTGGACGCCTTCACCGCGGCGGCCACCACGGCGCTGGCGGCCAAGGGCGCGGGCACCATGCTCACCGCCGGGATCCATGACGCCTATAACAGCGGCATCGCGCGCTTTGGCGCCACCTCGGGCGTGCGCCTGGTGGCCCAGGGCGGTCTTGACGGCATCGGCTGCGCTGCCCAGGCTGCGCTGTACGAGGTAGATGCTGCGGACTTCATCGGCAACCCGGAGCTGCAGGACGAAATCTTTGGCCCGGCCGCGCTGGTGGTGCGTTTCGACAGCGCCGAGCAGATGCTGCAGGCGGCCGAGCAGCTGCACGGCCAGCTGACCGCGACCGTGCACGTCGCACCAAGCGATCATGCGCTGGCAGCGCGCCTGCTGCCGGTCCTGGAACGCAAGGCGGGCCGGGTGCTGTTCAACGGCTTCCCGACCGGCGTCGAAGTGTCGCACGCGATGGTCCACGGCGGCCCGTTCCCGGCCACCAGCGACAGCCGCACGACCTCGGTGGGCGCGAGCGCGATCGACCGCTTCCTGCGGCCGGTGTGCTACCAGAACGTGCCGGAGGGCTTGCTGCCGGAAGCGCTTCGAGACGACAATCCACTGCGCCTTGCGCGCGTGCTGGACGGAGACTTGAAAGTCGCAGAGTAA
- a CDS encoding FadR/GntR family transcriptional regulator, whose amino-acid sequence MIPTQRKPRNLAQGVVEQISSSIRQGILKPGEKLPTESSMMAQHGVSRTVVREAISHLQASGLVQTRHGIGTFVLERPQAGLGIDAESILTLRDVLSILELRIGVETETAGLAAARRTDEQVQELGAALAEMHAAMAAGRSAVDADKRFHLLIAQATGNRYFEDILTQLGNAIIPRARLNTVELEQDKPANFNERVGREHEDIFHAIERRDPEAARAAMRTHLSNSRERLVQAQRRIESMIN is encoded by the coding sequence ATGATTCCCACCCAGCGCAAGCCGCGCAACCTCGCACAGGGCGTCGTCGAACAGATCAGCAGCAGCATCCGCCAGGGCATCCTCAAGCCCGGCGAGAAGCTGCCGACCGAGTCGTCGATGATGGCGCAGCATGGCGTGAGCCGCACCGTGGTGCGCGAGGCGATCTCGCACCTGCAGGCTTCCGGGCTGGTGCAGACGCGCCACGGCATCGGCACCTTCGTGCTGGAACGCCCGCAGGCCGGCCTGGGCATCGATGCCGAAAGCATCCTGACCCTGCGCGACGTGCTGTCGATCCTGGAACTGCGCATCGGTGTCGAAACCGAAACGGCCGGCCTGGCCGCGGCGCGCCGCACCGACGAGCAGGTGCAGGAGCTGGGCGCGGCCCTGGCCGAGATGCATGCAGCGATGGCGGCCGGCAGGTCGGCGGTGGACGCCGACAAGCGCTTCCACCTGCTCATCGCGCAGGCCACCGGCAACCGCTATTTCGAGGACATCCTCACCCAGCTCGGCAACGCGATCATTCCACGCGCGCGCCTGAACACGGTGGAGCTGGAGCAGGACAAGCCGGCCAACTTCAACGAGCGCGTCGGCCGCGAACACGAAGACATCTTCCACGCGATCGAACGCCGCGATCCGGAGGCCGCACGCGCGGCCATGCGCACCCACCTGTCCAACAGCCGCGAACGGCTGGTGCAGGCGCAGCGCCGGATCGAATCCATGATCAATTAA
- a CDS encoding pectinesterase family protein: protein MKAPLALIALAAAGAVAAPLTPPPFRPTTAAVPVPAAERQHAPFDGWAAQEGGTRGGALASPAHVYTVRDRAQLLAALGATAPARIVRVAASIDMSEGRPFRSTADQAQRGIVRIPSHTTLIGVTPGAGFVHGSLVVANVEQVVIRNLAIRNPCDVGPVWDPHDGSKGNWNSQFDGISVSGSHHVWIDHNSFTDAPQTDDRQPVENGKIKQCHDGAVDITRGSDFVSVTYNHFAEHEKNMLIGAGDGATADAGKLRVTLKGNLFEHVAERAPRVRYGQVHLLNNYYVGDRQRPAYRHGYSVGAAHAARIISDANAFDVAGATSCRQIVRDPASSPGLFADSGSLLNGKPLSECPFGADARWRVPYRYTALPASEVARHVREQAGPRPLQDAADGYAEARFVPVAGSTFLLRARQDANGDWQGASLQLSEDRKVWIVELLESRGGEVKRIKQVRRNASLPGVPVVLRYAAEPGAQDNVLNVSVDGDRATWLVAPPFPALRPVSWEAGANTLLDLRGGPAGTPPERVTVHVGADRIALQAGDTPQTVRVGGAGGNARIAAVSADPRIVDAGAAGGALRLAPQAAGRTTVTVRSLDDPWAQAVFTVDVGAAFAAPAGNTLPAGAVAHPAHGERGVPPDTSLRLVFADEPVLTGEGSVRVYRKRDQALVAVIRPGETVVALAPQGRERLVRMHPLTVQGKELRVRMPQLLERGLEYEAVIDARLVRAKGFQGARWSFRTTPYQPVGDSVTVDARGRADFRTVQGALDYAMTLPRDKAVTVNVRDGVYPELLYLVDKDNVMLRGQSREASIIRAANSETRNPGSGSGQPEGTAGIDGGRAQFLAQDVDLLEIRDIALHNSTRRSDGHSAQAETLFFRSENGRLIARNAHFVSEQDTLQLHGYAWFYKSLIEGNVDFVWGNNRAALFEESELRTVGDSANPQSGGYIVQARTVGRDDPGFVFLRSRLTRGPGPAGNLPPDGATYFARSPGTANTWDNVAFIECSVGPHIAADAWYRKPLPNPLEGGWREYGNRAHDEQPRNYGGDQMDRAQAERLSTRAAVFAGRGWHPQP, encoded by the coding sequence GTGAAGGCGCCGCTCGCCCTGATCGCGCTGGCCGCGGCCGGCGCCGTGGCGGCGCCGCTCACGCCGCCTCCATTCCGGCCGACGACGGCCGCCGTGCCGGTTCCGGCGGCCGAGCGCCAGCATGCGCCCTTCGACGGCTGGGCCGCGCAAGAAGGCGGCACCCGCGGCGGCGCCCTGGCCAGTCCCGCCCATGTCTACACCGTGCGCGACCGCGCCCAGCTGCTGGCGGCCCTGGGCGCCACCGCGCCGGCGCGCATCGTGCGCGTGGCGGCGAGCATCGACATGAGCGAGGGGCGTCCGTTCCGGAGCACCGCCGACCAGGCGCAGCGCGGCATCGTGCGCATTCCGTCGCACACCACCCTGATCGGCGTAACGCCTGGCGCCGGCTTCGTGCACGGCAGCCTGGTCGTCGCGAACGTCGAACAGGTCGTGATCCGCAACCTCGCCATCCGCAACCCCTGCGACGTCGGCCCGGTCTGGGATCCGCACGACGGCAGCAAGGGCAACTGGAATTCCCAGTTCGACGGCATCAGCGTCTCCGGCTCGCATCACGTCTGGATCGACCATAACAGCTTCACCGACGCGCCGCAGACCGACGACAGGCAGCCGGTCGAGAACGGCAAGATCAAGCAGTGCCACGATGGCGCGGTCGACATCACGCGCGGTTCCGACTTCGTCAGCGTCACCTACAACCACTTCGCCGAGCACGAAAAGAACATGCTGATCGGTGCGGGCGATGGCGCCACCGCCGACGCCGGCAAGCTGCGGGTGACCCTGAAAGGCAACCTGTTCGAGCACGTGGCCGAGCGCGCCCCGCGGGTGCGCTACGGCCAGGTGCACCTGCTGAACAACTACTATGTCGGCGACCGCCAGCGCCCGGCGTACCGCCACGGCTACAGTGTCGGCGCCGCCCACGCCGCGCGCATCATCTCGGATGCCAATGCCTTCGACGTCGCCGGCGCCACGAGCTGCAGGCAGATCGTGCGCGACCCGGCCTCCAGCCCCGGCCTGTTTGCCGACAGCGGCTCCCTGCTGAACGGCAAGCCTCTGTCGGAATGCCCGTTCGGCGCCGATGCCCGCTGGCGCGTGCCCTACCGCTATACGGCGCTGCCCGCAAGCGAGGTAGCGCGCCACGTGCGCGAGCAGGCCGGCCCGCGGCCCCTGCAGGATGCGGCGGACGGCTATGCCGAGGCGCGCTTCGTTCCGGTCGCGGGCAGTACCTTCCTGCTGCGCGCCCGCCAGGACGCGAACGGCGACTGGCAGGGCGCCAGCCTTCAGCTGAGCGAGGACCGCAAGGTCTGGATCGTGGAGCTGCTGGAGTCGCGCGGCGGCGAGGTCAAGCGCATCAAGCAGGTGCGCCGCAACGCTTCGCTGCCGGGGGTGCCGGTGGTGCTGCGCTATGCGGCCGAGCCTGGAGCGCAGGACAATGTGCTGAACGTCTCGGTGGACGGCGACCGCGCCACCTGGCTGGTGGCGCCGCCCTTCCCCGCGCTGCGACCGGTCAGCTGGGAAGCCGGCGCGAATACCCTGCTCGACCTGCGCGGCGGCCCTGCCGGCACGCCGCCCGAGCGCGTAACCGTGCACGTCGGCGCCGACCGCATCGCGCTGCAGGCCGGCGACACGCCGCAGACCGTCCGGGTCGGCGGCGCCGGTGGAAATGCGCGTATCGCCGCGGTCTCCGCCGATCCGCGCATCGTCGATGCCGGCGCCGCCGGCGGCGCCCTGCGCCTGGCGCCGCAGGCGGCCGGGCGCACCACGGTGACGGTGCGCAGCCTCGACGATCCATGGGCGCAGGCCGTGTTCACGGTCGACGTGGGCGCAGCCTTCGCCGCGCCGGCCGGCAACACCCTGCCTGCCGGCGCCGTCGCCCACCCGGCGCATGGCGAACGCGGTGTTCCGCCCGACACGTCGCTGCGCCTGGTCTTCGCCGACGAACCGGTGCTCACCGGCGAAGGCAGCGTGCGGGTCTACCGCAAGCGCGACCAGGCCCTGGTCGCGGTCATCCGCCCGGGCGAAACCGTCGTTGCGCTGGCGCCGCAAGGACGCGAGCGCCTGGTGCGCATGCATCCGCTCACGGTGCAGGGCAAGGAGCTGCGCGTGCGCATGCCGCAACTGCTCGAACGCGGCCTCGAGTACGAGGCGGTGATCGACGCCCGCCTGGTGCGCGCCAAGGGCTTCCAGGGCGCGCGCTGGTCCTTCCGCACCACCCCTTATCAGCCGGTGGGCGACAGCGTGACGGTCGACGCGCGCGGACGCGCCGACTTCCGCACCGTGCAGGGCGCGCTCGATTACGCCATGACGCTGCCGCGCGACAAGGCGGTCACGGTGAACGTGCGCGACGGGGTCTATCCCGAGCTGCTCTACCTGGTCGACAAGGACAACGTCATGCTGCGCGGCCAGAGTCGTGAAGCGAGCATCATCCGCGCCGCCAACAGCGAAACCCGCAATCCGGGTTCGGGCAGCGGTCAGCCTGAGGGAACGGCCGGCATCGATGGCGGTCGCGCCCAGTTCCTGGCCCAGGATGTCGACTTGCTGGAAATCCGCGACATTGCCCTGCACAACAGCACCCGCCGCAGCGACGGCCATTCGGCCCAGGCCGAAACGCTGTTCTTCAGGAGCGAAAATGGCCGCCTGATCGCGCGCAATGCGCACTTCGTGAGCGAGCAGGACACGCTGCAGCTGCACGGCTACGCCTGGTTCTACAAGTCGCTCATCGAAGGCAACGTCGACTTCGTGTGGGGGAACAACCGCGCCGCCCTGTTCGAAGAGAGCGAATTGCGCACCGTCGGCGACAGCGCCAACCCGCAAAGCGGCGGCTACATCGTGCAGGCGCGCACAGTGGGCAGGGACGACCCGGGCTTCGTGTTCCTGCGTTCGCGCCTGACGCGCGGCCCCGGCCCGGCGGGCAACCTGCCGCCCGATGGCGCCACCTATTTCGCGCGCTCGCCCGGCACCGCCAACACCTGGGACAACGTGGCCTTCATCGAGTGCAGCGTCGGGCCGCACATCGCCGCGGATGCCTGGTATCGCAAGCCGCTGCCGAATCCCCTGGAGGGCGGCTGGCGCGAATACGGCAACCGCGCGCACGACGAGCAGCCGCGCAACTACGGCGGCGACCAGATGGACCGGGCGCAGGCCGAGCGCCTGTCGACGCGCGCCGCGGTCTTCGCGGGGCGCGGCTGGCATCCCCAGCCTTGA
- a CDS encoding MFS transporter: protein MSANAKQGAEQVPGLTSTVGKYRWTICALLFFATTINYLDRQVLSLLAPLLTKEFGWSNTDYANITAVFQFVYAISMLFAGRVIDRLGTKRAFVLAIVVWSIGAVAHAYAIGIGNAVNSVFTTLGLAAVPVSIVGFMVGRAVLAIGEAGNFPAAIKATAEYFPKRERSFATGIFNSGANVGAILAPLTVPLIAEYWGWQAAFIAVGAIGFIWMGIWIWLYDTPDRQKRLSAGELAYINSDSSPADANPAAAAAKPKASWFKLLAYRQTWAFAFGKFMTDGVWWFFLFWLPKYMSAQYGLTGPEMVLPLAVLYSMTMVGSIGGGWLPTWFIDRGHSIYQGRMRAMFTIALFPLVVLLAQPLGYLGFWIPVILIGIGASAHQAWSANLFTTVSDMFPKHSVGSVVGIGGMAGGLGGVLLTKLGGWLFDYYGALGHLETGYLIMFSICALAYLTAWVVMKALVPAHREITDL from the coding sequence ATGAGCGCAAATGCGAAGCAGGGCGCGGAGCAGGTCCCGGGGCTCACCTCGACGGTGGGCAAGTATCGCTGGACGATCTGTGCGCTGCTGTTCTTCGCCACCACCATCAACTACCTCGACCGCCAGGTCCTCAGCCTGCTGGCCCCGCTGCTTACCAAGGAATTCGGCTGGTCGAACACCGACTACGCCAACATCACGGCGGTCTTCCAGTTCGTCTACGCCATCTCGATGCTGTTCGCCGGCCGCGTGATCGACCGTCTCGGCACCAAGCGCGCCTTCGTCCTCGCCATCGTGGTCTGGTCGATCGGGGCCGTCGCGCACGCCTACGCCATCGGCATCGGCAACGCGGTCAACAGCGTGTTCACCACCCTCGGCCTGGCCGCGGTGCCGGTCTCGATCGTCGGCTTCATGGTGGGCCGCGCGGTGCTGGCAATCGGCGAGGCGGGCAACTTCCCGGCCGCGATCAAGGCCACCGCGGAGTACTTCCCCAAGCGCGAGCGCTCCTTCGCCACCGGCATCTTCAACTCCGGCGCCAACGTCGGCGCGATCCTGGCGCCCTTGACCGTACCCCTGATCGCCGAGTACTGGGGCTGGCAGGCCGCCTTCATCGCGGTCGGCGCCATCGGCTTCATCTGGATGGGCATCTGGATCTGGCTGTACGACACCCCGGATCGCCAGAAGCGCCTCAGCGCCGGCGAACTGGCCTACATCAACAGCGACAGTTCGCCCGCGGACGCGAATCCGGCCGCGGCGGCGGCCAAGCCGAAGGCATCGTGGTTCAAGCTGCTCGCCTACCGCCAGACCTGGGCTTTCGCCTTCGGCAAGTTCATGACCGACGGCGTGTGGTGGTTCTTCCTGTTCTGGCTGCCGAAGTACATGTCGGCGCAGTATGGCCTGACCGGTCCGGAGATGGTCCTGCCGCTCGCGGTCCTGTACAGCATGACCATGGTGGGCAGTATCGGCGGCGGCTGGCTGCCGACCTGGTTCATCGACCGCGGCCACAGCATCTACCAGGGCCGCATGCGCGCCATGTTCACCATCGCCCTGTTCCCGCTGGTGGTGCTGCTGGCCCAGCCGCTCGGTTACCTGGGCTTCTGGATCCCGGTGATCCTGATCGGCATCGGCGCCTCGGCGCACCAGGCGTGGTCGGCCAACCTGTTCACCACCGTCTCCGACATGTTCCCGAAGCACAGCGTCGGTTCGGTGGTCGGCATCGGCGGCATGGCCGGCGGCCTGGGCGGCGTGTTGCTCACCAAGCTGGGCGGCTGGCTGTTCGACTACTACGGCGCACTGGGTCACCTGGAAACCGGCTACCTGATCATGTTCTCGATCTGCGCGCTGGCCTACCTGACGGCCTGGGTGGTGATGAAGGCCCTGGTGCCGGCGCACCGCGAGATCACCGACCTGTAA